From the Candidatus Marinarcus aquaticus genome, the window TGACATCTCATCCACCCCAATGGCAAACATGGATTCATATTTGGGATTAATACGTTCGGTGATATACCCCCCTAAAATCATCTTATTGATATAAAAAGTTGCTGTGTGTCCATAATAAAAAATAAGTTGGTGTCGTAAAGGTTCGGGCTGTAAATAGAAAACATCGTCATTGACAAACACATCATCAAAGAGTTTTTCAAAAGTTTCATAGGTTTTTAAAAAATAGTTTAAAATCTCTTTTCGTTTGCTTTCAACAGTGCCAGTAGATAAGTTAATATTACGCGTTATCAGTTCTTTATTCATCACTTAGTACCTTCTTTTTTTCTCTTTATAATAATAGTTAAAAGAAACTTTTACTTAAGTAATAAAGCATATTAATTTGAAAATAAGCAACACTACGATACATAATAAGAAAACTTTTAACGAAAGGTATTTTATGACCAATAACGAACTTATGCAAGAAGATTTAAAACATATTTTTCACCCTTGTTCACAAATGAAAGACTACGAAACATTGCCACTTATTCCGATAAAAAAAGGGAAGGGTGCTTTTATTGAAGATTTTGAAAATAATGTCTATTTAGACTGTATCAGCAGTTGGTGGGTCAATATTTTTGGGCACTCAAATGAGTACATCAACGCTAAAATCAATGAACAACTCCAAGATTTAGAACACGTTATTTTTGCAGGGTTTACTCATAAGCCTGCCATTGATTTAGCAAAACGTTTGGTCTCCCTAACACCTGAACCGTTGCAAAAAATATTTTTTGCGGACAATGGTTCAAGTGCCATTGAAATCAGCCTGAAAATGTCATTTCAATACTTTAAAAACAAAGGAGAGAGCCGGCCTTTGTTTGTCTCACTTGAAAACTCTTATCATGGTGAAACCATGGGAGCTTTGGCAGTCAGTGATACGGGGTTATATAAAGAGGTGTATGAAGAGATTCTCATTAAATCTGTACATGCAAAAAGCCCAAGTTTGGTTCCTGAAGATGAAGCCATTGCAGATATGAGACGGGTGCTTGAAGAGAATAAAGGCAAAGTAAACTCTGTGGTGATTGAACCACTTATTCAGTGTGCGGGGTCTATGAAAATGTATGATGCTTCATATATTACAAAGCTAAGAGCACTGTGTGATGAGTTTGGGGTCTTTTTAATTGCTGATGAGATTGCTGTAGGATTTGGACGAACGGGCACACTTTTTGCAATTGAACAAGCCAATGTAACGCCTGACTTTTTATGTCTGTCTAAAGGAATTACAGGTGGGTATATGCCTCTTTCTGTGGTGCTGTTTACCAATGATATTTATGATGCTTTTTATTGTGATTACAGTGAAGGGAAATCTTTTTTAGATTCTCACTCTTATACGGGAAACACCTTAGCGTGTGCGGTTGCCAATGCGGTATTGGATATCTTTGAAAATGAGAACGTGATTGAAAACAATCAAGCCAAAATAGAGTTCATAAAAGAGCAAACGAAGCGTTTTAAAGATTTACCCAATGTTCAAGAGATACGTCAAAGAGGAATGGTGTGTGCCATTGAACTAAAAGGGTATGCCCCAAGTGAACGTATTGGGTTGACTATTTTTCAAGAGGCATTAAAACAAGGTGTGTATATACGACCATTGGGGCATGTGATTTATTTTATGCCACCATACATTTTTACTCAAGAACAGTTAAAAAAGATGATTGACACGACATATGACATCGTAACAAAAATATAAAAAAGCAAGAATTGGCTACAATATTAAAAAATTATAGGAACAACTCGTTTGTTCTCTTTAGAGTTTGCTACTTTAACAATTTTTTATAAATTGTGTTAAAAGTAGATATTTATAAATGGGGTTCCCCTTACTAGGCTCCCTTAAAAAATTTATTTTTTAGGCACCTTTTTTTGGAACAAATTTAAAGGATAAAATAATATGAAAGAAGCAATTGAACTTTTAAAAAAACATCATTTGTTAAAAATCATTGATGAAGAGTTGGATATCTATTTAGAGGTACCTCATGTGGCATATGTTGAGGTGAAACGACCTGATTCAAAAGCAATTTTATTTACCAATGTGGTGGACAGAAAAAACAATAAAAAGTTTGATATTCC encodes:
- a CDS encoding adenosylmethionine--8-amino-7-oxononanoate transaminase, coding for MTNNELMQEDLKHIFHPCSQMKDYETLPLIPIKKGKGAFIEDFENNVYLDCISSWWVNIFGHSNEYINAKINEQLQDLEHVIFAGFTHKPAIDLAKRLVSLTPEPLQKIFFADNGSSAIEISLKMSFQYFKNKGESRPLFVSLENSYHGETMGALAVSDTGLYKEVYEEILIKSVHAKSPSLVPEDEAIADMRRVLEENKGKVNSVVIEPLIQCAGSMKMYDASYITKLRALCDEFGVFLIADEIAVGFGRTGTLFAIEQANVTPDFLCLSKGITGGYMPLSVVLFTNDIYDAFYCDYSEGKSFLDSHSYTGNTLACAVANAVLDIFENENVIENNQAKIEFIKEQTKRFKDLPNVQEIRQRGMVCAIELKGYAPSERIGLTIFQEALKQGVYIRPLGHVIYFMPPYIFTQEQLKKMIDTTYDIVTKI